In Bacteroidota bacterium, the following proteins share a genomic window:
- a CDS encoding A/G-specific adenine glycosylase: protein MNPRFLHPKILSWYKKNRRGLPWRTTRDPYRILLSEIMAQQTQVSRVALFYSSWLKKFPTISHLAKASKADVLRQWSGLGYNSRALRLHALAKQLAATSKGRLPRTVEELCDLPGVGRYTAHAVACFAFGASVPVVDVNIRRIFSRVFWKVRSSTDIKPEDTVWSIAQAYLPKKDVAEWNQALMDLGALVCTARNPRCGTCPVTTACKSSHARAFTKKTPSVKKPEPSFKGIPRRIYRGRILKALHEEPLTPRRLAERVVHQFHPDDLRWLTELLKTMERETLIAIRGNGEKKTVCIAQ from the coding sequence TTGAACCCCCGTTTCCTTCATCCGAAAATTCTTTCCTGGTACAAGAAGAACCGCCGCGGACTCCCCTGGCGAACGACACGAGATCCGTACCGGATTCTCCTCTCGGAGATCATGGCCCAGCAGACTCAAGTGAGCCGGGTCGCCCTCTTCTACTCATCCTGGCTGAAGAAATTTCCTACAATATCACATCTGGCAAAAGCGTCCAAAGCTGACGTTTTGCGCCAATGGTCCGGACTCGGCTACAACAGCCGTGCACTCCGCCTTCATGCTCTTGCAAAGCAGCTGGCCGCTACATCGAAAGGAAGACTACCCCGAACCGTCGAAGAACTTTGCGATCTCCCCGGTGTGGGGAGATACACGGCACATGCCGTTGCCTGCTTCGCGTTCGGCGCTTCCGTTCCGGTGGTCGATGTGAACATCCGGCGCATCTTCAGCCGCGTTTTTTGGAAGGTCCGTTCGTCAACCGACATCAAACCGGAAGATACTGTCTGGTCGATAGCCCAAGCGTATTTGCCCAAAAAAGATGTCGCCGAATGGAACCAGGCGCTTATGGATCTCGGCGCTCTCGTCTGCACGGCGAGAAACCCGCGGTGCGGAACGTGTCCTGTAACAACGGCGTGTAAATCCTCCCACGCCAGAGCTTTTACGAAAAAGACTCCGAGCGTCAAAAAACCGGAGCCGTCCTTCAAAGGAATTCCGAGGCGTATTTACAGAGGGAGAATTTTGAAAGCGCTTCATGAAGAACCGCTGACGCCGCGGCGTCTGGCGGAGCGGGTAGTCCATCAATTCCATCCCGATGATCTGCGATGGCTGACCGAACTGTTGAAAACGATGGAGCGGGAAACCCTGATCGCGATCCGAGGGAACGGGGAAAAGAAGACCGTATGCATCGCTCAATAA
- a CDS encoding 3-hydroxyacyl-CoA dehydrogenase NAD-binding domain-containing protein, translating to MIYSVGIVGAGTMGTGIARVAALSKFNVALYDINETVIHNGIARIAAGMKKSVERQQLSQEEMSDALSRIHPRTKLSDLSHCDVIIEAVLEDLRIKKDLFRHLDADVKAETLLATNTSSLSVTAIASGVKRSERVVGLHFFNPVHLMKLVEVVQGAQTSDETMQRAIEFGEKLGKTCVRVKDTPGFIANRVARPFYGEALRILGEGIASVEEIDRIVKGEGGFSMGPFELMDLIGIDVNLAVTQSVYEQFFNDPRYRPHPIQRQMVDAGKLGKKSGKGFYNY from the coding sequence ATGATCTACTCGGTTGGCATCGTCGGTGCGGGCACAATGGGGACTGGCATCGCCCGCGTTGCCGCGCTCAGCAAGTTCAACGTTGCTCTCTACGATATCAATGAGACGGTCATTCATAACGGCATTGCCCGCATCGCTGCCGGGATGAAGAAAAGCGTCGAGAGGCAACAACTCTCGCAGGAAGAAATGAGCGATGCCCTCTCACGCATTCATCCCCGGACCAAGCTCTCCGACCTGAGCCACTGCGATGTCATCATCGAAGCGGTCCTCGAGGACCTTCGCATAAAGAAAGACCTGTTCCGGCACCTTGACGCGGACGTCAAAGCCGAAACCCTCCTTGCGACGAACACTTCATCACTCTCGGTGACGGCGATCGCTTCGGGAGTGAAAAGGAGCGAGAGGGTTGTCGGACTGCATTTTTTCAACCCCGTTCACCTGATGAAGCTCGTCGAAGTCGTGCAGGGGGCTCAAACATCGGATGAAACGATGCAGCGCGCGATCGAATTCGGCGAAAAACTCGGAAAGACATGTGTGCGCGTGAAAGACACCCCCGGCTTTATCGCGAACCGCGTGGCGCGCCCGTTCTACGGCGAAGCGCTCAGGATCCTGGGAGAAGGGATCGCCTCGGTGGAAGAGATCGACCGCATCGTCAAAGGGGAAGGGGGCTTTTCGATGGGGCCGTTTGAGTTGATGGACCTGATCGGGATCGATGTGAACCTTGCCGTCACACAGTCTGTCTACGAACAATTTTTCAACGATCCGCGATACCGTCCGCATCCGATTCAACGGCAGATGGTCGACGCGGGGAAACTCGGCAAGAAATCAGGAAAAGGTTTCTATAACTATTGA
- a CDS encoding (deoxy)nucleoside triphosphate pyrophosphohydrolase, translated as MIKVAVGIITLGSQILVCQRKKTSRYPLKWEFPGGKFEEGESAEQCLRRELREELSIEANVGTEFFRQQWDYPDSGSFEVYYHHIPSFSGTMRNNVFEQVRWIHSAGLNTVDMLDGNKEVVEKIRSQNGTFPNGTASR; from the coding sequence ATGATAAAAGTCGCGGTCGGGATCATTACGCTCGGTTCACAAATCCTCGTCTGCCAGCGGAAAAAAACTTCGCGGTATCCGCTGAAGTGGGAATTTCCGGGGGGGAAATTCGAGGAAGGAGAATCGGCAGAACAATGCCTCCGGAGAGAGCTCCGCGAAGAACTTTCGATCGAGGCGAATGTCGGGACAGAATTCTTCCGCCAGCAATGGGATTACCCCGATTCCGGTTCATTCGAGGTCTACTACCATCATATCCCTTCATTCTCCGGGACAATGCGCAACAATGTCTTTGAGCAGGTCCGGTGGATCCACAGCGCCGGACTGAACACGGTCGACATGTTGGATGGAAATAAGGAAGTGGTCGAAAAAATAAGAAGCCAGAACGGAACATTCCCGAACGGCACGGCATCCCGTTGA
- a CDS encoding YajQ family cyclic di-GMP-binding protein, producing MGQQNSFDIVSEVNMQEVDNALNQARKEVAQRYDLKDAKSTIDFDQKEKIVTVSSLTEFTLKSVVDVLQNKFVKRGIHLKSLQYGAVEQASGGTARQKITLTVGIDKDNAKALVKVIKDSKLKVQAQIMDEQVRVSGKDRDELQAVIAKLRALDFPLPLQFTNYRS from the coding sequence ATGGGACAGCAGAATTCATTCGACATCGTTTCGGAAGTCAATATGCAGGAGGTCGACAACGCCCTCAACCAGGCGCGCAAAGAAGTGGCGCAGCGGTATGATCTGAAGGACGCCAAGTCGACGATCGACTTCGATCAAAAAGAAAAAATCGTGACCGTCAGCTCGCTCACCGAATTTACGCTGAAGAGCGTCGTCGACGTGCTGCAGAACAAATTTGTCAAACGGGGAATCCATCTTAAATCGCTGCAGTACGGCGCGGTCGAACAGGCATCCGGCGGGACGGCGCGGCAGAAGATCACGCTTACCGTCGGCATCGACAAGGACAATGCAAAGGCGCTCGTCAAGGTGATCAAAGATTCGAAGCTTAAAGTGCAGGCGCAGATCATGGATGAACAGGTGAGGGTGTCCGGCAAGGACCGGGACGAGCTTCAGGCGGTCATCGCAAAATTGAGGGCGCTTGATTTTCCTCTTCCACTTCAATTCACAAACTACCGGTCATGA
- a CDS encoding TonB-dependent receptor, producing the protein MDDRSEIFALSRKTIIMLLLFAGTQLLFSQDGKERDTVKYTLAPVLVTATEAKERETPVTFTNLGKGLIQERYSMQDVPVLLAQLPSMISFSDGGNGIGYNYVTLRGFDQSRLSVMINGIPQNDPEDHGMYWLDVSDLLASASNVQVQRGAGSAFYGPPAIGGSINVITNPFEPKPYVKFESMFGFQQYSDSSEALPMTMKKLSASFNSGLVDNKYMLYGKLGEINSDGYRQHAGATLDSYFFGALLLGENTTTRIHFFGGPLQDQLVYNGLPKSYNGSYVLRRMNINDEGLIRQPEENEQFTQPHYEILNEWKISETQKLSNTLFFYEGHGWFDFDEYGDTTTFRIDQAHGFHPTQDISTALVRAGIDLAQWGWLPRYELTHDNGELTIGAEFRLHKGTHWGQIIGADSLPANYDVSYRFYQYDAEKYMASLYAADIYRIQENLSLMANVQFAFNEYRIYNEEFLDNSFSYPYYFLNPRFGVNYNITDTWNMYVSVAYTSHEPPLSNLYDAENAAYDPTIVPQFETKVVNGDTVYDYTKPLVKPEQLLDFELGAGYRSGGLTGTVNVYWMEFTNELVPNGKLNRFGIPIVGNADRTRHIGFEVDGAVRLPYSFSLSGNASLSSNKIVRETVLNTDSTGAVYATKLDGNPIGGFPGVMGNLFLNYQSERLTASLSVKYVGAFYTDDFKIEDDKNDAYTVLNLEALYKLPSIAAAGVTLRGEIRNLLNTLYTQTGAGDLFFPAAERNFVVGLAVQF; encoded by the coding sequence GTGGACGACCGATCGGAAATATTTGCCCTGAGCAGAAAAACGATCATCATGCTCTTGTTGTTTGCCGGAACACAGCTTCTCTTCTCCCAGGATGGGAAGGAGCGGGATACGGTGAAGTATACGCTCGCTCCCGTACTTGTCACGGCGACCGAAGCAAAAGAGCGTGAGACGCCGGTGACCTTCACAAACCTGGGCAAGGGGCTGATCCAGGAACGATATTCGATGCAGGATGTCCCGGTGCTGCTCGCCCAGCTTCCCTCGATGATCTCTTTTTCGGACGGAGGGAACGGGATCGGCTATAACTATGTCACCCTGCGCGGTTTCGACCAATCCCGGCTCTCCGTGATGATCAACGGAATCCCGCAGAACGACCCCGAGGACCACGGCATGTACTGGCTCGACGTTTCGGACCTTCTCGCGAGCGCATCGAACGTACAGGTGCAGCGCGGCGCGGGGAGCGCCTTCTACGGTCCGCCGGCGATCGGCGGGTCGATCAACGTCATCACCAACCCATTCGAGCCGAAGCCGTACGTGAAGTTTGAAAGTATGTTCGGCTTCCAGCAGTACAGCGACAGCAGCGAAGCGCTCCCGATGACGATGAAGAAGCTTTCCGCCTCGTTCAACTCCGGTTTGGTGGACAACAAATATATGCTCTACGGCAAGCTGGGCGAGATCAACTCCGACGGATACAGGCAGCATGCGGGAGCAACGTTGGATTCGTATTTCTTCGGGGCGCTCCTGCTCGGGGAGAACACGACGACCCGGATCCATTTCTTCGGCGGCCCGCTCCAGGATCAGCTGGTCTACAACGGCTTGCCGAAATCGTACAACGGCAGTTACGTTCTTCGCAGGATGAACATCAACGACGAAGGGTTGATCCGCCAGCCGGAAGAGAACGAGCAGTTCACCCAGCCGCACTATGAGATCCTGAACGAATGGAAAATCTCGGAGACGCAAAAACTGAGCAACACGTTGTTCTTCTACGAAGGGCACGGATGGTTCGACTTCGACGAGTACGGCGACACGACGACGTTTCGCATCGACCAGGCACACGGGTTTCATCCGACGCAGGATATCTCGACCGCGCTCGTGCGGGCGGGCATCGACCTTGCACAATGGGGATGGCTGCCGCGGTATGAGTTGACGCACGACAACGGCGAACTGACGATCGGCGCGGAATTCCGATTGCACAAAGGAACGCACTGGGGACAGATCATCGGGGCCGACAGCCTTCCGGCGAACTACGACGTCAGCTACCGGTTCTACCAGTACGACGCGGAAAAATACATGGCATCCCTCTACGCCGCCGACATCTACCGCATCCAGGAAAATCTATCGTTGATGGCGAACGTGCAGTTTGCTTTCAACGAATACAGAATCTATAACGAGGAGTTCCTGGATAATTCATTCAGCTACCCGTATTATTTTCTCAACCCCCGATTCGGCGTTAACTATAATATCACCGATACCTGGAACATGTATGTTTCCGTCGCCTACACGTCCCACGAACCTCCGTTGAGCAACCTCTACGACGCCGAGAATGCAGCCTACGACCCGACCATCGTTCCGCAATTCGAAACGAAAGTGGTCAACGGCGATACCGTCTATGATTATACCAAGCCGCTCGTGAAGCCCGAGCAGCTGCTCGACTTCGAGCTTGGCGCAGGATACAGATCGGGCGGTCTCACCGGCACGGTCAACGTCTACTGGATGGAGTTTACGAACGAGCTGGTCCCGAACGGCAAGCTCAACAGGTTCGGCATTCCGATCGTCGGCAACGCCGACCGGACGCGCCATATCGGTTTCGAGGTGGACGGAGCAGTGCGGCTGCCGTATTCGTTCTCGCTGAGCGGCAACGCGTCGCTGTCATCCAATAAAATTGTCAGGGAGACGGTGCTCAACACCGATTCAACGGGCGCCGTCTACGCGACAAAATTGGACGGCAATCCGATCGGGGGATTTCCCGGCGTTATGGGGAATCTCTTCCTGAATTATCAATCCGAACGGTTGACCGCTTCGCTCTCCGTCAAGTATGTCGGTGCGTTTTATACCGACGACTTCAAAATCGAGGATGATAAGAACGATGCCTACACGGTCCTGAACCTGGAAGCATTGTACAAGCTGCCGTCCATTGCGGCCGCCGGCGTGACACTTCGCGGAGAGATCCGTAACTTGTTGAATACGCTCTACACGCAAACCGGCGCGGGCGATCTGTTCTTTCCGGCCGCCGAACGAAATTTTGTGGTCGGACTTGCGGTCCAATTCTAA
- a CDS encoding N-glycosylase/DNA lyase: MHRSITPRYKPLDLLRQDHKKIAPAIQRRLEDFRAVPPEKYFYELVYCFMTPQSSAVNAAKAQKTLMDRDFQNADIDPEPLLHQKEYYIRFHRTKAKLLVTMKQQYGEILRAVTNGETAFEKRKWLAENVKGLGYKEATHFLRNVGLNDGLAILDRHILKNLKRFGAIRSLPRTLTKKKYLSVERSFQKFAREVGIPIDELDLLFWSSETGEILK, translated from the coding sequence ATGCATCGCTCAATAACCCCCCGGTATAAACCTCTCGATCTTTTGCGGCAGGATCATAAAAAAATCGCGCCGGCAATTCAGCGCCGGCTTGAAGATTTTCGGGCGGTCCCGCCGGAGAAATATTTTTACGAGCTTGTCTATTGTTTCATGACCCCGCAGTCGAGCGCGGTCAATGCGGCGAAGGCGCAAAAAACACTGATGGACCGCGATTTTCAAAATGCCGATATCGACCCCGAACCCCTCCTCCATCAAAAAGAATATTATATCCGTTTCCATAGAACGAAAGCGAAGCTTCTTGTTACGATGAAACAACAGTACGGCGAAATCCTCCGCGCGGTCACAAACGGGGAAACGGCGTTCGAAAAAAGGAAGTGGCTTGCAGAGAATGTGAAAGGGTTAGGCTATAAAGAGGCGACCCATTTTTTGAGGAATGTCGGGCTGAACGACGGTCTCGCAATTCTCGACCGCCACATTCTGAAAAACCTGAAAAGGTTCGGAGCGATCAGGTCGCTTCCCAGAACATTGACAAAAAAGAAATACCTCTCCGTGGAGCGAAGTTTTCAAAAGTTTGCACGCGAGGTCGGCATACCGATCGACGAGCTCGACCTCCTTTTCTGGAGCAGCGAAACCGGAGAGATCCTGAAATAA
- a CDS encoding 3-hydroxyacyl-CoA dehydrogenase family protein — protein MKTPVAPKNQLSVLIVGDDPLVAEFSEIAAAAKYAVVPPGSIKNLRPVSGKISIALELSNIDLAQKRKNLEMLDRSLPETTAILSSSVNVSVLDQARWIIRNHRLVGIAALPTLVKNTLVEVSPSAFTSEASVDVARRFFASVNKEIAVVQDRVGMVLPRILCQIINEAMFAVQQDVALPEAVDTAMKLGMNYPSGPIEWGEKIGFTQVCAALDALHADLGEERYRVCPLLKEIAATGKFWGK, from the coding sequence TTGAAGACGCCGGTCGCACCAAAAAATCAGCTTTCGGTCCTTATTGTCGGGGATGACCCGCTCGTTGCCGAGTTCTCCGAAATTGCTGCGGCAGCAAAATATGCGGTTGTCCCCCCCGGCAGCATCAAAAACCTGAGGCCGGTCTCCGGGAAAATATCCATTGCCCTCGAACTGAGCAATATCGACCTTGCTCAGAAAAGAAAAAATCTCGAGATGCTGGACAGGTCGCTGCCGGAGACCACGGCGATTCTCAGCTCGTCGGTCAATGTCTCCGTGCTCGATCAGGCGCGGTGGATCATCAGGAACCATCGCCTTGTCGGCATCGCAGCTCTTCCGACATTAGTGAAGAACACCCTCGTCGAGGTTTCTCCTTCGGCATTTACGAGCGAAGCCTCGGTCGATGTCGCGCGCCGATTCTTCGCGTCGGTCAATAAAGAAATAGCGGTTGTGCAGGATCGAGTCGGAATGGTGCTGCCGAGGATCCTCTGCCAGATCATCAACGAGGCGATGTTTGCGGTGCAGCAGGATGTCGCGCTGCCGGAAGCGGTCGATACGGCAATGAAGCTGGGGATGAATTACCCTTCGGGTCCGATCGAATGGGGGGAGAAAATCGGCTTTACGCAGGTGTGCGCGGCGCTCGACGCGCTTCACGCCGATCTCGGCGAAGAACGCTATCGCGTCTGCCCCTTGCTGAAAGAAATCGCGGCAACAGGAAAGTTCTGGGGAAAATGA
- a CDS encoding saccharopine dehydrogenase C-terminal domain-containing protein yields MPTRKPFLVLGAGLMGNAIAYDLIHSSPHYAVTLADLDGERARQTASALDMDRAHPQRIDVRNFDDVVRLMAGHSVVISAVTFHLNLLLAKAAIKAGAHFCDLGHDDGIIQQQLAEASRASDAKITAVVNCGLAPGLADILAMHAFRQFENVDSLQLRVGGLPQHPHPPFNYQLVFSAEGLVEEYSLPATILRGGKIMTVESLTEVEELSFPPPFQNLEAFHTGGGASRLPHLLEGKVESLEYKTIRYAGHCEKIKPLFDIGFAENTPLALGSNLVTTRELFLELLKKRLTFNEPDVVLILVTARGKQGGKERQRSYRVIDLFDEKNSMTAMMRTTSFPTSVIAQMLLDGTISEKGVFTAEEIVPAEPLIAELKKRNIIIESLDN; encoded by the coding sequence ATGCCAACGCGCAAACCGTTTCTTGTGCTCGGGGCCGGGCTAATGGGAAACGCCATCGCCTACGACCTGATCCATTCCTCTCCTCACTATGCCGTGACCCTCGCCGATCTCGACGGCGAACGTGCCCGGCAAACCGCGAGCGCCCTGGACATGGATCGGGCCCATCCTCAGCGAATAGACGTTCGAAATTTTGATGACGTGGTGCGGCTGATGGCGGGGCATTCCGTCGTCATCAGCGCGGTGACCTTCCATCTCAACCTGCTCCTTGCGAAAGCGGCCATCAAAGCCGGGGCCCACTTCTGCGACCTTGGACATGACGACGGCATCATCCAGCAGCAACTCGCCGAGGCCTCGCGCGCGTCGGACGCAAAGATCACCGCCGTCGTCAACTGCGGTCTCGCTCCGGGGCTTGCCGATATTCTTGCGATGCATGCGTTCCGTCAATTCGAAAACGTCGATTCTCTGCAGCTTCGTGTCGGAGGACTGCCGCAGCATCCTCATCCTCCTTTCAACTACCAGCTCGTCTTCTCCGCAGAGGGGCTTGTCGAAGAATATTCGCTCCCCGCCACGATCCTTCGCGGAGGAAAAATCATGACGGTAGAATCGCTCACGGAGGTGGAAGAACTTTCCTTCCCACCTCCATTCCAGAACCTGGAAGCATTCCATACCGGAGGCGGGGCATCCCGCCTCCCTCACCTGTTGGAAGGAAAAGTAGAGTCGCTCGAATATAAGACGATCCGGTATGCCGGCCACTGCGAAAAAATAAAACCGCTGTTTGACATCGGATTTGCTGAAAATACGCCACTGGCGCTAGGGAGCAATCTCGTCACGACGCGCGAATTATTTTTGGAATTGCTTAAAAAACGTCTTACATTTAACGAACCGGACGTCGTGCTGATCCTCGTAACGGCCCGCGGAAAGCAGGGGGGCAAAGAGAGACAGCGTTCGTACCGGGTCATCGACCTGTTCGATGAAAAAAATTCAATGACCGCAATGATGCGCACGACCTCGTTTCCGACGTCCGTTATCGCGCAAATGCTGCTTGACGGGACAATTTCAGAGAAGGGGGTCTTTACGGCAGAAGAGATCGTTCCGGCGGAGCCGCTCATCGCCGAGCTGAAAAAAAGAAACATTATCATCGAGAGCCTCGACAACTAA
- a CDS encoding N-acetylmuramoyl-L-alanine amidase translates to MNNRTFRHVLLYVAGCFFVLNSVSLFAQQQDSSKIFVVKNPAASRYVAALTINEVRYISLPDLVRMFGLNYFYNPTTKKMEIKLSSAEIKLAAENAFIVVTDYATRKQTPLQLSVPTHIVGDTLYAPLLAFLPVFNSISKTELAVDTAREMSLAGFDSTGELRHFDVSSVSVESRKNGYLIRIHSSVKVKDADRFIRDENWLYVTLPNVRADTAGLDTLAPGSVIEQVLAVQSQTSAQIAFKLRKKVSSSEIVQDETTNDVLVSVQTATPPSKKELAAERKRQQEEAKKKEGEQQDKLQTQLDTQRKKWKLDVIVLDAGHGGNDPGTLGTIGTREKDITLGIVLKLGKLIDEKLPEVKVVYTRKTDRFVELYRRGQIANENQGKLFISIHCNSLEQKPSATNGFEIYLLRPGKTDDAIKIAQKENAVVRLEQDFQDRYQDITDENFIILTMAQSAYVRQSEQFASFLEEEMGKKLSEAGHGVKQAGFYVLVGASMPNVLVETGYLSNRKDEMFLRSPSGQQVVAESILNAIRLYKEAYEKTLKEGS, encoded by the coding sequence ATGAACAATCGTACCTTTCGGCATGTGCTGCTGTACGTGGCGGGATGTTTCTTCGTGCTGAACAGTGTCTCCCTGTTCGCCCAGCAGCAGGACAGTTCGAAAATTTTCGTGGTCAAAAACCCGGCAGCATCGAGATACGTCGCGGCGCTGACGATCAACGAGGTGCGGTATATTTCCCTTCCGGACCTTGTCCGCATGTTCGGGTTGAATTATTTCTACAACCCGACGACAAAAAAGATGGAGATCAAACTCAGTTCCGCCGAGATCAAACTCGCGGCTGAGAACGCGTTCATCGTCGTGACCGATTATGCGACGCGAAAGCAGACGCCGCTCCAGCTGTCCGTTCCAACCCACATCGTGGGCGACACACTGTACGCCCCGCTCCTTGCCTTCCTCCCGGTGTTCAATTCGATCTCCAAGACGGAGCTCGCCGTCGACACGGCGCGCGAGATGAGCCTGGCCGGCTTCGATTCGACCGGAGAACTCAGGCATTTCGACGTCAGCAGCGTTTCGGTCGAAAGCAGGAAGAACGGCTACCTCATCCGGATCCACTCATCGGTGAAGGTCAAAGACGCGGACCGATTCATCCGCGATGAGAACTGGCTGTATGTCACTCTGCCGAATGTCAGAGCCGATACCGCCGGGCTCGATACGCTTGCGCCGGGCTCCGTGATCGAACAGGTGCTCGCCGTCCAATCGCAGACCTCCGCGCAGATCGCGTTCAAGCTGCGGAAGAAAGTTTCCTCATCGGAGATCGTTCAGGATGAGACAACGAACGATGTTCTTGTTTCCGTTCAAACCGCGACCCCGCCGTCGAAGAAAGAACTCGCCGCCGAGCGAAAACGTCAGCAGGAAGAGGCGAAGAAAAAAGAGGGCGAGCAGCAGGACAAGCTTCAGACGCAGCTCGACACCCAGCGAAAAAAGTGGAAGCTTGACGTCATCGTCCTCGACGCCGGACACGGCGGAAACGACCCCGGCACGCTCGGAACGATCGGAACCCGCGAAAAGGACATCACCCTCGGCATCGTCCTGAAGCTGGGCAAGCTGATCGATGAGAAGCTTCCCGAGGTCAAAGTAGTGTACACGCGGAAGACCGATAGGTTCGTCGAGTTGTATCGGCGCGGGCAGATCGCGAACGAGAACCAGGGAAAATTGTTCATCAGTATCCACTGCAATTCCCTGGAGCAAAAACCGTCCGCGACCAACGGCTTCGAAATCTATCTGCTGCGTCCCGGCAAGACCGACGACGCCATCAAGATCGCACAGAAGGAAAATGCGGTCGTCCGCTTGGAGCAGGATTTCCAAGACCGATATCAGGACATCACGGATGAAAATTTTATCATCCTCACGATGGCGCAGAGCGCGTACGTCCGGCAGAGCGAACAGTTCGCCTCCTTCCTCGAGGAGGAAATGGGGAAAAAACTCTCGGAGGCGGGCCATGGAGTGAAGCAAGCGGGATTTTACGTGCTGGTCGGCGCGTCGATGCCGAACGTGCTGGTCGAGACCGGGTACCTTTCGAACAGAAAAGATGAAATGTTCCTTCGAAGCCCGAGCGGCCAGCAAGTCGTGGCAGAATCGATCCTGAACGCCATTCGGCTGTACAAAGAGGCCTACGAGAAGACACTGAAGGAAGGAAGTTAG
- the paaA gene encoding 1,2-phenylacetyl-CoA epoxidase subunit PaaA gives MPDSAEAGERLKHFEERIARGEKIEPKDWMPDRYRQQLVRMISQHAHSEIVGMLPEGNWITRAPTLRRKMALLAKVQDEAGHGLYLYCAAETLGVSRREMIEALLAGKAKYSHIFNYPTLSWADIGVIGWFVDGAAIVNQTMLAKCSYGPYSRANLRICKEENFHKRQGYEIVVTLSSGTPEQKAMVQEAVNRWWWPSLMMFGPPDGESPNSAELLRWKIKLHGNDELRQRFVDITVPQAKAANISLPDPELRFDEQKGAWHFGKIDWSEFYEVIRGNGPCNKERMSARRNADANGAWVREAAEAYAKKQSGSPI, from the coding sequence ATGCCCGACTCAGCCGAGGCCGGCGAACGGCTTAAACATTTCGAAGAACGCATCGCCCGCGGAGAAAAGATCGAGCCGAAAGACTGGATGCCGGATCGGTACCGTCAGCAGCTCGTTCGCATGATCTCGCAGCATGCGCACTCTGAAATCGTCGGCATGCTGCCGGAGGGAAACTGGATCACCCGGGCTCCGACCCTGCGGCGAAAAATGGCCTTGCTCGCGAAAGTGCAGGATGAAGCAGGCCACGGACTCTACCTCTACTGTGCGGCAGAAACGCTGGGCGTCAGCCGCCGAGAAATGATCGAGGCGCTGCTTGCCGGCAAGGCAAAGTACTCCCACATTTTCAACTACCCGACCCTCTCGTGGGCCGACATCGGCGTGATCGGCTGGTTCGTCGACGGCGCCGCGATCGTAAACCAGACGATGCTGGCAAAATGTTCCTACGGCCCGTACTCCCGCGCAAACCTGCGCATCTGCAAAGAAGAGAATTTCCATAAGAGGCAAGGATATGAAATCGTCGTTACGCTCTCTTCGGGTACGCCGGAGCAGAAAGCAATGGTGCAGGAGGCGGTGAACCGCTGGTGGTGGCCCTCATTGATGATGTTCGGTCCCCCCGACGGGGAATCCCCCAACAGCGCCGAGCTCCTGCGATGGAAAATAAAGCTGCATGGCAACGACGAGCTGCGGCAGCGGTTTGTCGACATCACGGTCCCCCAGGCGAAAGCCGCCAACATCAGCCTTCCCGACCCGGAGCTACGGTTTGACGAGCAGAAAGGCGCATGGCATTTCGGTAAAATCGATTGGAGCGAATTTTACGAAGTGATCCGCGGCAACGGCCCGTGCAACAAAGAACGGATGAGCGCCCGCAGAAATGCCGATGCAAACGGGGCGTGGGTGCGGGAGGCGGCAGAGGCTTACGCTAAGAAGCAATCAGGCTCACCCATTTAA